Below is a window of Nocardioides sp. S-1144 DNA.
CGCGGGTGGCGGCGTCCAGCGCGCTGCCCGCGCCGACCACACCACCGCCGATCACCAGGATGTCGAGCTCCTCGGCCGCCATGGCTCGCAGGGAGTCCTCGCGGTACTCGGGCGACAGTGCGACGGACCTCATGGCAGGTGTTCCTCTCGGGGGTGGTTTCTCTCGACGGTACTGCGCGGTGGTGCGGTGGCCAGGGCCCGACCGGGTGGTCGGGCCCCGGCCGGCGGCTCAGTCGACGTCGACCCAGTCGAGCGTGCGCTCGACGGCCTTCTTCCACTGGGCATAACCCTCGGTGCGCTGCTCGTCATTCCACTGCGGCGACCAGCGCTTCGCCTCGTTCCAGTTCTCGCGCAGCTCGTCGGTGTTGTTCCAGAACCCGACCGCCAGGCCCGCGGCGTAGGCCGCACCGAGCGCCGTGGTCTCGGCCACCACCGGGCGGCTGACCTCGACCCCGAGGACGTCGGCCTGGATCTGCATGCACAGCTCGTTGGCCGTGACGCCGCCGTCGACCTTGAGCACCTCGAGGGTGACGCCGGAGTCCTTCTCCATCGCCTCGGCCACGTCGCGGCTCTGGTAGCAGATCGACTCCAGGGTCGCGCGGGCCAGGTGCGCGTTGGTGTTGTAGCGCGACAGCCCGACGATCGCGCCGCGGGCGTCGGAGCGCCAGTACGGCGCGAAGAGGCCCGAGAACGCCGGGACGAAGTAGACCCCGCCGTTGTCGTCGACCTGGCGGGCCAGCGACTCGCTCTGCGCGGCACCGCTGATGATGCCGAGCTGGTCGCGCAGCCACTGCACGGCCGAGCCGGTCACCGCGATCGAGCCCTCGAGGGCGTAGACGGCGTCGGCGTCACCGAACTTGTAGCAGACGGTCGTCAGCAGGCCGGCCTCCGAGCGGACCAGCTCGGTGCCGGTGTTGAGGAGCATGAAGTTGCCGGTGCCGTAGGTGTTCTTGGCCTCGCCCGGGGCGAAGCAGACCTGGCCGACGGTGGCCGCCTGCTGGTCGCCGAGGATGCCGGTGATCGGGACCTCGCCGCGCAGCGGGCCGTTGGCGCGGGTGGTGCCGTAGGCGTCGGGCTCGCTGGAGGAGCGGATCTCGGGGAGCATCGCCCGCGGGATGTTGAACAGCGCGAGCAGCTCGTCGTCCCACGCGAGGGTCTCGAGGTCCATCAGCATGGTGCGGCTGGCGTTGGTCGGCTCGGTGACGTGGACGCCGCCGTCGGTGCCGCCGGTGAGGTTCCACACCAGCCAGCTGTCGGTGTTGCCGAACAGCGCGTCGCCGCGCTCGGCCGCCTCGCGGACGCCGTCGACGTTCTCGAGGATCCACTGGATCTTGCCGCCCGAGAAGTACGTCGCGGGCGGCAGTCCGGCGCGCTGCCGGATCAGGTCGCCGTGGCCGTCGCGCTCGAGCTTGCTGGCGATCCTGTCGGTGCGGGTGTCCTGCCACACGATCGCGTTGTAGTACGGACGGCCGGTGTTCTTGTCCCACACGACGGTGGTCTCGCGCTGGTTGGTGATCCCGAGGGCGACCAGGTCGCTGGCGTTGAGGTTCGCCTTGCCGAGGCCGGTCTGGAGCACCGAGCTGGTGCGCTCCCAGATCTCCACCGGGTCGTGCTCGACCCAGCCGGCCTGCGGCATGATCTGCTCGTGCTCGAGCTGGTGCCGGGCGACCTCGTTGCCGCTGTGGTCGAAGATCATGAAGCGGGTGCTGGTCGTGCCTTGGTCGACTGCTCCGACGTACTGGGCCATGGGTGTGTCTCCTGTGGTGGTGTGGACGTGAGATGTCGTGGGTGGTGGGGCGGGCCGCAGGCTCAGGCCTGGACGCCCTTCTCGCCGGCGGTCTCCGGCTCCTCGGCGGGCAGGTGGATCTCGATGAGGAACTTGAACGCCGCGCCGCCGATCAGGCCGCCGATCACCGGGGCCACGATCGGCACCCAGAAGTAGAGGTCGTTGCTCCCTGCTGCCTCCCACACGTCGTTGCCGTACCCGGTCATCCAGGCGGCGAGGCGGGGGCCGAGGTCACGGGCCGGGTTGATCGCGTAGCCGGCGTTCGCACCCCAGGCCATGCCGATCGCGACGACGACCATCCCGACGAACCAGGGCGTCAGGTTCGCCAGCGGCGGGGCGTTGGTCGCCGTGGTCAGCGCCAGGACGAGGAAGACCAGGATCGCGGTGCCGAGCAGCTGGTCGGCGAACGCGGTGGTGATCGACACGACCGCCTCGCCGTCGGGCGTGGCGCCCGGCGAGGTGAAGAAGATGCCCATCGAGGCCTTGCCGAGGTCGGGGTCGATGGCCTTGATGAAGTCGGCGTAGGTGAAGCGGACGATGATCGCGGCGACGAACGCGCCCGCGAGCTGGGCCAGGGCGTAGGGCCCGACCTTGCTCCAGGGGAAGCCGCGGAACACGGCCAGCGCGACGGTCACGGCGGGGTTGAGGTGGGCTCCGGTGATCTTGCCGGCGGTGTAGATGCCGAGCACGACGCCGAGGCCCCAGGCCCAGCTGATCGAGTCTGCGTCACCGCGTCCGGCGGCGACGACGGATGCGACGACGCCGCACCCGAACAGGATCAAGATCAGGGTCCCGGCGAACTCGGCGCTCAGCTCGCCGACCAGGGTGTTCTTCTTCGTGGACACAGCAGTGTTCTCCTCCCGGGTGCCTGTGGTCGGCACCGCGACCACTGTGACGCCCGTCACGGGTCGGGCGCCACCCCTGCCGTTCGACATGGTCGAACGTCGGGTCGACATGGTCGAACGGACCCTAGGATGGGCCGGTGCCCGGCTCGATCCAGTCCATCCAGCGCGCCGCGGTGGTGCTGCACTTCCTGGGCGCGCTCTCGGAGCCGGTCCCGCTCGGGGACGTCGCCCGGATGCTCGCCCTGCCCAAGCCGACCGCCCACGGCATCCTGCGCACCCTGTGCGAGGTCGGCTTCGTCGTGCAGGAGCGCGACACGGGGCGCTACTCCCTCGGCACCGGCCTGTCGCGCCTCGGCGAGGCGCTCGACCCGCACCTCCTGCGCTCGCGCGCGGTCAACTGGGCCGACGGCCTCGCCGCGCGCACCGAGCTCGAGGTGCAGCTCGGCATCCTCACCGGCCAGTCGGTCGAGGTGCTCCACCACGTCTTCCGGCCCGACGGGTCGCCCCAGCAGCTGCGGGTCAGCGAGCTGCAGCCGCTGCACGCGACCGCCCTCGGCGTCACGCTGCTCGCCTTCTCCCCCGCCGCCGGGCGCCTGCACGACCTCCGGCTGCCGGCGTACACGCCGTCGACGCCGGCGAGCCGCGTCGACCTCACCCGCGTGGTGCAGCAGACCTTCCGGCGCGGCTGGGTCCTCACCGACGGCACGCTGCGCCCGGGCGTCGCCGCGGTCGCCGCGCCGATCCGGCACCACATCGGCATCGGCGTGGGCGCGCTGGCCGTCGTCGGGCCCCGCGACCGGGTGATCGCCGCGGCGGGCGAGCCCCGTGCCGGCATCGTCGACCAGGTGGTCGCGGCCGCCGACGCGATCTCGGTGCACCTGCAGGACCGGTTGTGAGGGACCGGCGGTGAGGGCCTACGTCGCGGCGATCGACCAGGGCACGACCTCGACCCGCTGCCTGATCTTCGACCACCACGGCCGGATGGTCTCGGTGGCCCAGCACGAGCACGCGCAGCACTACCCCCAGCCGGGCTGGGCCGAGCAGGACGCCGCCGAGATCTGGCGCAACACGCTGCGGGTGCTGCCCGAGGCGCTCGCCGACGCCGGGCTGTCGGCCGCCGACCTCGCCGCGGTCGGGATCGCCAACCAGCGCGAGACCACCGTGGTCTGGGACCGCACGACCGGCCGGCCGCTGGCCCGGGCCATCACCTGGCAGGACACCCGCACCGCCGAGCTCGTCGAGGAGCTGAACCAGGGCCCCCACGCCGACCTGTTCCGCGAGGTGTGTGGACTGGCGCCGGCCGGCTACTTCGCGGCCCCGCGGCTGCGGTGGCTGCTCGACCACGTGCCCGGGCTCGAGCGCCGGGCCCGCAGCGGCGACATCGCCTTCGGGACGATGGAGAGCTGGCTGATCTGGAACCTCACCGGCGGGCCCGACGGCGGCGTCCACGTCACCGACGTGACCAACGCCAGCCGGACCCTGCTCATGGACATCCGCACGCTCGACTGGGACCAGCGCCTGCTCGACGCGCTCGACATCCCGCGCGAGCTGCTGCCCGAGGTCCGGCCCAACGCCCAGGTCTACGGCGAGTGCGTCGTCGGCCTGCCGGGCGTGCCGATCGGCGGCGCCTTCGGCGACCAGCAGGCCGCACTGTTCGGCCAGACCTGCTTCGAGGCCGGCGAGGCGAAGTGCACCTACGGCACCGGCGCGTTCCTCCTGATGAACACCGGTGACCAGATCACCACCTCCGAGCACGGGCTGCTCTCGACGGTCGCCTACGCCCTGGAGGGCCAGGCGCCGGTCTACGCCACCGAGGGGTCGATCGCCGTCGCCGGCGCGCTCGTGCAGTGGTTCCGCGACTCGCTGGAGATGATCCGCTCGGCCCCCGAGATCGAGACGCTCGCGCGCCGCGTCGAGGACAACGGCGGGTGTTACATCGTGCCCGCCTTCGCCGGGCTCTTCGCGCCCCGCTGGCAGCCGGACGCGCGCGGCGTGGTGGTCGGGCTGACGTCGTACGTGACGCGGTCGCACCTGGCACGCGCCGTCCTCGAGGCGACGGCGTGGCAGACCGCGGAGGTGGTCGAGGCGATGGCCGCCGACACGGGGATCAACTTCACCCGGCTCAAGGTCGACGGCGGGATGACCGCCAACCACCTGCTCATGCAGTCGGTGGCCGACGTCCTCGCCGTGCCGGTCGAGCGACCGCTGGTGGCGGAGTCGGTCTCGCTCGGCGCGGCCTACGCCGCCGGCCTGGCCGTGGGCTACTGGCCCGACCTCCAGGGACTGCGCGACAACTGGCACCGCGCCGCGGTGTGGGAGCCGGCGATGAGCGACGCGCTCCGGCGCCGCGAGCGGGCCGCCTGGGACCGCGCCGTCGAGCGGACCCTACACTGGGTGCACGACGACGACGCCGCCCGCTGAGCGCCTGGGTCAGCCGTCGCTCCTGAGCAGCAGGTAGGTCGTCGCGACCGCCGTCAGGGCCACGACGAGCGGCGTGAGCAGGACGCCGAAGAGCATGTAGCGCGCGAACCGGCGGGTCCCCGGCAGCGCGATCAGCACCAGGTCGACCACCAGCACCAGGCCGACCGCGACGAGCAGGATCCACGGCTGGTCGGACACGTCGTAGCCGATCACCGTGTCGAGCAGCCAGCCGAGCGCGAGCAGCGCCACCAGGATCGCGGCGACCCCGGCGAAGAAGCCGGCCAGCGGCGTGAACACCGGGTGCTCGCGGTGCCAGAAGCGCGGGCCGTCGTCCTCGGACGACGGTGCCGGGTCGGCGGCCGGGTCGGCGGCCGGGTCGTCGGCCGGGCCGTCGACCGGCGTCGGCTCGTGCGGCGTCGTCGTCGTCGGCGGCGTCGCGGTGCCGTCGCTCGGGGTCTCGGGGCCGCCCTGGTCGACGCGGACGCCCTCATCGGTGCTCATCACCGATGATCGTAGGCGGTGGGGCGCAGCGATCAGGCCAGATCGAGGACCAGCACGTCCGGGAGGGTGAGGCGGGCCCACCGGTCGAGGTCCGGCTCGGTGCCGCCCAGGACGGCGGCCAGCGCCGTCCAGGCGGTCCCGTGGCCGACCAGGACGACGTCCTCGTCGGCGTGGGTGGCCAGGATCGGCTCGACGGCCGCGACCACGCGGGCGCGGCAGTGCGCGAGCGGCTCCCAGCCCGCGCGGACCGACACCTCGGGCCTCGCGAAGGCGTCGCGGACGGCGTCCTCGAGGTCCTCGACCCACTCCGTCGAGTCGCGCACGTGCTCGCGCAGCCCGTCGACGATCCCCACGCCGGCGTCGGTGAGCAGCTGGGCGGTCTCGGTCGCCCGGGGCTCGGGCGAGCAGTACCAGGCCGCGTGCCGCGGCAGCCGGTCGCGCAGGGTCCACACGTCGTCGTAGTGCGCAGGGTCGAGCACCCACTCGTGCGCGGGCCGGTGGCGCTCGACCGAGGGGCGGCCGTGGCGGACCAGGTGCAGCCTCACGTGAAGACGAGGTAGTGCAGGAGCAGCCAGATCGGCGCGATCGTGGCCAGCAGCGAGTCGAGGCGGTCCATCAGGCCGCCGTGGCCCGGGATCACCTGGCTCATGTCCTTGATGCCGAGGTCGCGCTTCATCACCGACTCGCACAGGTCGCCGAGGGTCGCCATGACCACGGTGACCAGGCCGAGGCACAGGCCGACCCACCAGTCGCCGTCGAGCAGGAGGACCACGAGCGCCCACCCGGCGGCCAGGCAGAACACCGCCGAGCCGGCGAAGCCCTCCCACGACTTCTTCGGGGAGATCACCGGGGCCATCGGGTGCTTGCCGAAGAGCACGCCGGCGATGTAGCCGCCGATGTCGGAGGCGATGGTGACCAGGATGAAGGCGAGGATGCCCTGGACGCCGTCGTCGTCGAGGCCGCCCCCGTCGAGGCCGCCCTCGGAGAGCATCAGCGCGACGAAGGAGCCGAGGAACGGCACGTAGACGAGCGTGAAGACCGACGCGGTGGCCGTCTTGACGTACCCGTCGATGCCCCGGCGCAGCAGCCACAGCATGACCACCAGCGCCGAGACGGCGGTGGCGGTGACCAGCGCGTCGGTGCCCCACAGGTAGGCGACGACGACCATCACGACGCCGCCGAGCATCAGCGGCTGCTCGGGCAGGTCGATGTCCTTGGCCAGCAGGCCCTGGCGCAGCTCCCAGATGGCGACCACCACGGCGATCACGACGATCACCATGAAGGCCGGCTTCCAGAACGCCAGCGAGGCCGCGATCGCGCCGAGCAGCACCACGGCCGAGCCGACGGCCGCCTTCAGGTCACGGCCGGCCCGCCCGTGGTCCTTCGGCGGCGCCGCCGACGGACCGGAGGAGGAGCCGGACGACGACGGGGAGGGGGCCGGGGACGCGGGTGGCATGGGTGGGGTCGGGCGGCGGAGGTCTCAGACCTCGAGCAGCTCGGCCTCCTTGTTCTTCAGCATCTCGTCGATCTCGTCGGTGTGCTTCTTGGTGACGCCGTCGAGCCGCTTCTCGGCGCCGGTGACGTCGTCCTTGCCGACCTCGCCGTCCTTCTCGAGCTTCTCGAGGGCCTGCTTGGCGTTGCGCCGCAGGTTGCGCACGGCGACACGGCCGTCCTCGGCCTTGCCGCGGGCGAGCCTGATGTACTCCTTGCGGCGCTCCTCGGTGAGCTCGGGGAACACGCAGCGCAGCACCTTGCCGTCGTTGGCGGGGTTCACGCCGAGGTCGGAGTCGCGGATCGCCTTCTCGACGTTGGGCATGGCGCTCATGTCGAAGGGCTGGATCATGATGACCCGCGCCTCGGGCGCGGTGAACGACGCCAGCTGCTGCAGCGGCGTCGGGGTGCCGTAGTACTCGACGACGATCTTGTTGAACATCGACGGGGTCGCGCGACCGGCCCGGATCGCCGCGAACTCCTCGCGCGTCGCCTCGACCGACTTGTCCATCTTGCTGTCGGCCTCGTTGAGGATGTCCTTGATCACGGGTGTTC
It encodes the following:
- the glpK gene encoding glycerol kinase GlpK, which gives rise to MRAYVAAIDQGTTSTRCLIFDHHGRMVSVAQHEHAQHYPQPGWAEQDAAEIWRNTLRVLPEALADAGLSAADLAAVGIANQRETTVVWDRTTGRPLARAITWQDTRTAELVEELNQGPHADLFREVCGLAPAGYFAAPRLRWLLDHVPGLERRARSGDIAFGTMESWLIWNLTGGPDGGVHVTDVTNASRTLLMDIRTLDWDQRLLDALDIPRELLPEVRPNAQVYGECVVGLPGVPIGGAFGDQQAALFGQTCFEAGEAKCTYGTGAFLLMNTGDQITTSEHGLLSTVAYALEGQAPVYATEGSIAVAGALVQWFRDSLEMIRSAPEIETLARRVEDNGGCYIVPAFAGLFAPRWQPDARGVVVGLTSYVTRSHLARAVLEATAWQTAEVVEAMAADTGINFTRLKVDGGMTANHLLMQSVADVLAVPVERPLVAESVSLGAAYAAGLAVGYWPDLQGLRDNWHRAAVWEPAMSDALRRRERAAWDRAVERTLHWVHDDDAAR
- a CDS encoding MIP/aquaporin family protein, whose product is MSTKKNTLVGELSAEFAGTLILILFGCGVVASVVAAGRGDADSISWAWGLGVVLGIYTAGKITGAHLNPAVTVALAVFRGFPWSKVGPYALAQLAGAFVAAIIVRFTYADFIKAIDPDLGKASMGIFFTSPGATPDGEAVVSITTAFADQLLGTAILVFLVLALTTATNAPPLANLTPWFVGMVVVAIGMAWGANAGYAINPARDLGPRLAAWMTGYGNDVWEAAGSNDLYFWVPIVAPVIGGLIGGAAFKFLIEIHLPAEEPETAGEKGVQA
- the frr gene encoding ribosome recycling factor yields the protein MKDILNEADSKMDKSVEATREEFAAIRAGRATPSMFNKIVVEYYGTPTPLQQLASFTAPEARVIMIQPFDMSAMPNVEKAIRDSDLGVNPANDGKVLRCVFPELTEERRKEYIRLARGKAEDGRVAVRNLRRNAKQALEKLEKDGEVGKDDVTGAEKRLDGVTKKHTDEIDEMLKNKEAELLEV
- a CDS encoding IclR family transcriptional regulator; this encodes MPGSIQSIQRAAVVLHFLGALSEPVPLGDVARMLALPKPTAHGILRTLCEVGFVVQERDTGRYSLGTGLSRLGEALDPHLLRSRAVNWADGLAARTELEVQLGILTGQSVEVLHHVFRPDGSPQQLRVSELQPLHATALGVTLLAFSPAAGRLHDLRLPAYTPSTPASRVDLTRVVQQTFRRGWVLTDGTLRPGVAAVAAPIRHHIGIGVGALAVVGPRDRVIAAAGEPRAGIVDQVVAAADAISVHLQDRL
- the glpK gene encoding glycerol kinase GlpK is translated as MAQYVGAVDQGTTSTRFMIFDHSGNEVARHQLEHEQIMPQAGWVEHDPVEIWERTSSVLQTGLGKANLNASDLVALGITNQRETTVVWDKNTGRPYYNAIVWQDTRTDRIASKLERDGHGDLIRQRAGLPPATYFSGGKIQWILENVDGVREAAERGDALFGNTDSWLVWNLTGGTDGGVHVTEPTNASRTMLMDLETLAWDDELLALFNIPRAMLPEIRSSSEPDAYGTTRANGPLRGEVPITGILGDQQAATVGQVCFAPGEAKNTYGTGNFMLLNTGTELVRSEAGLLTTVCYKFGDADAVYALEGSIAVTGSAVQWLRDQLGIISGAAQSESLARQVDDNGGVYFVPAFSGLFAPYWRSDARGAIVGLSRYNTNAHLARATLESICYQSRDVAEAMEKDSGVTLEVLKVDGGVTANELCMQIQADVLGVEVSRPVVAETTALGAAYAAGLAVGFWNNTDELRENWNEAKRWSPQWNDEQRTEGYAQWKKAVERTLDWVDVD
- a CDS encoding phosphatidate cytidylyltransferase; the encoded protein is MPPASPAPSPSSSGSSSGPSAAPPKDHGRAGRDLKAAVGSAVVLLGAIAASLAFWKPAFMVIVVIAVVVAIWELRQGLLAKDIDLPEQPLMLGGVVMVVVAYLWGTDALVTATAVSALVVMLWLLRRGIDGYVKTATASVFTLVYVPFLGSFVALMLSEGGLDGGGLDDDGVQGILAFILVTIASDIGGYIAGVLFGKHPMAPVISPKKSWEGFAGSAVFCLAAGWALVVLLLDGDWWVGLCLGLVTVVMATLGDLCESVMKRDLGIKDMSQVIPGHGGLMDRLDSLLATIAPIWLLLHYLVFT
- a CDS encoding histidine phosphatase family protein, which encodes MRLHLVRHGRPSVERHRPAHEWVLDPAHYDDVWTLRDRLPRHAAWYCSPEPRATETAQLLTDAGVGIVDGLREHVRDSTEWVEDLEDAVRDAFARPEVSVRAGWEPLAHCRARVVAAVEPILATHADEDVVLVGHGTAWTALAAVLGGTEPDLDRWARLTLPDVLVLDLA